One Anopheles marshallii chromosome 3, idAnoMarsDA_429_01, whole genome shotgun sequence genomic region harbors:
- the LOC128712900 gene encoding uncharacterized protein LOC128712900: MASNAALGKLILAATFSLFFYYVFWVAVLPFMVIDARDGNWIYSLFPPMKFAFLVPALFGVVLVGGLSAFSLYHLRDQLGVRFIRQL; the protein is encoded by the exons ATGGCATCGAATGCGGCGCTGGGAAAGCTGATTTTGGCGGCTACATTTAGCCTGTTCTTCTACTACGTATTCTGGGTCGCAGTTTTACCGTTCATGGTGATCGATGCGAGAGATGGTAA TTGGATCTACTCGCTGTTTCCACCGATGAAGTTTGCATTCCTCGTGCCGGCATTGTTCGGTGTGGTCCTAGTCGGTGGACTGTCGGCTTTTTCTCTGTACCATTTGCGGGACCAGCTCGGTGTTCGATTTATCCGACAACTTTAA
- the LOC128714964 gene encoding uncharacterized protein LOC128714964, producing the protein MERMALVGVVLVAAAVLLALAEPSRADVIAGRVRRQSPWLHRSPNTFALGKKFARNRPTTLALETNTDWPENSVERARPVQARPLEFSAEVDSKPAPRSRAFYGCMSNCLTLSQYNPVCGTDHTTYHNEYKLECANRCGAKPRVTVKKSGIC; encoded by the exons CCGCAGCAGTTCTGCTAGCCCTTGCCGAGCCAAGCCGGGCCGATGTCATTGCAGGGCGCGTTCGTCGTCAAAGTCCGTGGCTCCACCGGTCACCGAACACATTCGCGCTTGGCAAGAAATTCG CGCGGAATCGGCCGACAACGCTCGCACTGGAAACCAACACGGACTGGCCGGAGAATTCGGTGGAGAGGGCCCGACCGGTCCAGGCGCGTCCGTTGGAATTTTCGGCGGAAGTTGACAGTAAGCCAGCGCCAAGATCGAGAGCCTTCTACGGTTGCATGTCCAACTGTCTTACCCTGTCACAGTACAATCCGGTGTGTGGAACGGATCACACCACCTACCATAATGAGTACAAACTGGAGTGCGCCAATCGGTGTGGAGCGAAGCCAA GAGTTACCGTGAAAAAGTCGGGCATCTGCTGA
- the LOC128714398 gene encoding uncharacterized protein LOC128714398 — protein MRSLWVFLLVAAPLVLAEDKLKKPTPVVAPSMVSSSKIADSVASPSVTEYKKTLIRKPKRSNGEIPLLIIRPVEKRRKIYFKEPTVKIASGGVATYGTYPELHTSDGEMFTLEHMLPILSLEGMLKGFAKHGPNHFVPSPQFKPSDIHHLVAPQKTKEEYHHQLAPLKPSQLLSISHKPAEAVPAQTLPSPPPPNYVPAVNSEDQLLKLGQPQPSFSSLVQEKPAFVKPEQLPASFNFKVQEEVGHYKVNAIPLSKPSEVHHSAPHHHYPTSGGATSYVGSQGKHQSQPLYIHAAPSPSSEHSTSKWQEIPKKPQVSVSTNFYHPKTIVAEQEQPQHTKSYAQAQQAVAPQQPTVQTHLSYYFPKEEAAPQPAAHHQHGHQSATSYSNVQASGSGQTGEHLADTPSEKPIHKTYSSHIKQKYQKQHHQQPHVFIQKYFEFPSKSGAHQKNVVSEFHGSHGNDTSDHQHLPEPQAYAAPQYLPLPQPQALHQPQHAPALTGPGAQTLHLQLHHPAHHPVHHPMHHGGPAQSYWKFGRRTQDAAVKPVVEHTNEPDHHDSQHAASGSVLRQVKHTTVSISSSSTETPAATIGKDAKDGQSAQDRIDQGSQSTNGTASTSAPTRTPKQIQHGCERRCIRNTVAQAYEPVCGTDGVTYSNRGKLRCARTCGNDDLEIRSYGECSTNARNA, from the exons ATGCGATCCTTGTGGGTGTTTCTGCTGGTGGCAG CGCCACTGGTACTGGCAGAAGATAAGCTAAAGAAACCGACCCCAGTAGTAGCACCGTCGATGGTATCATCATCTAAGATCGCCGACAGTGTTGCTAGCCCCAGCGTGACCGAGTACAAAAAGACCCTTATCCGGAAGCCGAAGCGATCGAACGGTGAAATTCCACTGCTGATCATTCGACCGGTGGAAAAGCGGCGCAAGATCTACTTTAAGGAACCGACGGTGAAAATCGCATCCGGAGGTGTTGCCACGTATGGAACCTATCCTG AGCTACATACGAGCGACGGTGAGATGTTTACGCTCGAGCACATGCTGCCCATCCTGAGCCTGGAGGGTATGCTGAAGGGGTTCGCCAAGCACGGACCCAATCACTTCGTGCCGTCACCACAGTTCAAGCCATCCGACATCCATCACCTGGTGGCACCGCAGAAGACGAAGGAGGAGTACCACCATCAGCTGGCACCGCTGAAACCGAGCCAGCTGCTATCCATCTCGCACAAACCGGCAGAGGCCGTGCCCGCACAGACGCTtccatcgccaccaccaccgaactACGTACCGGCCGTAAATTCTGAAGATCAACTACTGAAACTTGGTCAACCACAGCCTTCCTTTTCATCCCTGGTACAGGAAAAGCCGGCGTTCGTCAAGCCAGAGCAGCTGCCCGCGAGCTTCAACTTCAAGGTGCAGGAAGAGGTCGGCCACTACAAGGTGAACGCGATCCCGCTGTCGAAGCCATCCGAGGTCCACCATTCGGCACCGCACCATCACTATCCAACGTCGGGGGGCGCCACTAGCTATGTCGGAAGCCAAGGAAAGCACCAGTCCCAGCCGCTCTACATCCACGCTGCTCCATCGCCGTCGAGTGAACACTCCACCAGCAAATGGCAGGAAATCCCCAAGAAGCCGCAGGTATCCGTGTCGACGAACTTCTACCACCCGAAAACGATCGTGGCCGAACAGGAACAGCCTCAGCATACGAAATCCTACGCTCAGGCGCAACAAGCCGTCGCCCCGCAGCAACCTACCGTCCAGACACACTTGAGCTATTACTTCCCGAAGGAAGAGGCCGCACCGCAACCGGCAGCACACCACCAGCACGGCCATCAGTCGGCCACGTCCTACAGCAATGTTCAGGCAAGCGGAAGTGGGCAGACCGGCGAGCACCTCGCGGACACTCCGTCCGAGAAGCCCATCCATAAGACGTACAGCTCTCACATCAAGCAGAAGTACCAGaagcaacaccaccagcagccaCACGTTTTCATCCAGAAGTACTTCGAGTTCCCGTCCAAGAGCGGTGCGCACCAGAAGAATGTTGTCAGCGAATTCCACGGTTCGCACGGCAATGACACCTCGGACCATCAGCACCTTCCGGAACCGCAGGCGTATGCTGCCCCGCAGTATTTGCCATTGCCCCAACCACAAGCCCTGCACCAACCGCAGCATGCCCCGGCTCTCACAGGACCGGGCGCGCAAACGTTACACCTGCAGCTGCACCATCCCGCCCATCACCCGGTGCATCACCCGATGCATCATGGAGGTCCTGCCCAAAGCTACTGGAAGTTTGGACGCCGCACGCAGGATGCCGCGGTCAAACCGGTGGTGGAGCACACCAACGAACCAGATCACCATGACAGTCAACATGCCGCTTCCGGATCGGTGTTGCGTCAGGTAAAGCACACAACGGTGTCCATAAGCAGCTCAAGTACCGAGACACCGGCCGCTACCATCGGTAAGGACGCCAAAGATGGACAGTCGGCACAGGATCGTATTGATCAAGGATCGCAATCGACCAATGGAACGGCCAGTACCAGCGCACCGACACGGACaccaaaacaaatccaacatGGTTGTGAACGACGCTGCATCCGCAATACCGTCGCACAGGCCTACGAACCCGTGTGTGGAACTGATGGTGTGACCTACTCGAACCGGGGCAAACTACGCTGTGCCCGAACTTGTGGTAACGATG ATCTCGAGATTCGATCGTACGGCGAATGTTCCACGAACGCGCGGAACGCATAG